TCGCCGTCGTTGGGCAGTGGGGTAAAGAACATTATCTTTTTTCATTTCGAGTAAAAGTCGAAAAAAGTGCAGTGGATGAGTTAATGAGAACACTGCGTGCTTCCACTCAATTTGAATTATTGGGCCTTACCCACAGATTTGTGATGAAACAATATCGTATCACGGTCAATGAGCACGCTGATTGCCTAAAGCTAAAGGATCTTTGCAACGGAAAGTATTTTAAACCAGAAAAAATTGAGGCAGACGTCGTTCCAAGCCTCCACACCACTTGGCCACAGGGTCTACCGATAGTGAATCCTAATTTTTGGTTAACCAAAATTGAGAATGAAAGATCATTTATCTTCACTTTAGTTAACGAAGGAGCGATGTCTTATTATTCCGACATGAGCAAACTAGGCAAAGCGTTGGGGATGCTTTCGTACGTAGATACGATTAGACCGATAGGAACAACCGAAGGCTATACAAAGGGTTCAACAGCTGCTTATCTGTCGGCAACGACCTACATTACTCTTGCAATCAAATATAAGAAAGATCAGTTCACGTTGTGCCAAGATTCTGCAGTTGCCAAAGTTCATTACTGTTACCCAGATGGATACCTAAAACTTGAATTCGTACTTGAGGCATTGAACGCTGGATTTGCGAAGACAATAATATTTCCATCAGGCAGTATACGTGAAGGAGCGACGAACATTTACGTGAAGTTCCCAAATGACCCGCTTTCAAAAAGCGAACTCATAAAAGCTCTGAAAATCGCTCCGTTTATTGAATCAGTGACAGAGGTTAAATAGCAAAGAAAAGAGCTCCTCCAGGAGCTCTTTTCTTCCCAAAATCAAAAACTAACCTAATGCGCAGATTCCTGAGAAACTTCCTCAGCCTGCAAATTCTCGCCCTGGCGATAACGATCCACCAAACTTTCATCGGTCGTTGGGAAAGAGAATAACAACGAATGAACATTGGATTCTTCATCTTCCTGGGTCACAGCAATGTAGGTAAGATCCTTAGTCGTTTCGTGGTCTGGATATTCTTTAATAAAGCAAACCAAGACGTTTCCATCTAAATCATTTTTACGCCAAATTTCATCAGCACTTTCAATGGTGTCTTCACGAAGATTCGCGAATTCAGAAAACTTATCTTGAGGAATATCTTTTTCACCGCGCACTTTTAGCATGGCAATATAAAGCCCCATGGCCAAAGGGTCGCCTTCACCCAGGGCGTCGCCTTCCACTGCTCCACCAGAAACTTCTTCAAAAGTTTTATCGTAAACAAGCTCCCCTTTTTGGAAGGCTTCTACCATCTTCGGATCACGAGTTGGGAAGTGGATAAAAACAAAAGTTGGAATTTCTTCTTCCGAAGAAACGTAAGCTACTGCCACATAAGTGAACTGTTCATCGCCTTCTTGAATATTTTTAATGAAGTGATAAACGGCAAAGTCCTCAAAAGTCTTATCATCCATCCACACTTCTTCGGGTTCATCCAAAGTTGTTTCAAGATAATGCTCATGGGCAATTTGTTCTTCGTCAGAATAATCGGTTTCAATGCGAAGAGATTGGTACTCATGCTCCATATGGTCGATGGCTTCTTCAAAGTAGCCAAACAAGGCTTCTTCAGACTCAAAAATAAGTCCTGCCGCTTCATCTACAAGAATGTATTCTTGTTCAGTCGGACCAGATGTTTTTTTCTTAGCACGGGTTTTCGTTTTTGCCATATTTCTCGCACCCCTCACACTTCATTATCGAGACAATCTTGTGCCGCAAACAACTTAAAAAAAAACAGACTCGACAAGGTTCGTCATACCGTCATTTTTCATGTTGCAACGGCCGAGCTTTTTCCTCACCATCTGAATTAAGATGTCGCAAGGGAGGCGCCTTGGCCAATATCGAAGAGACAAGTTTAGAAAGAATGGAAGCTTTGTTGTCTCATTCCGCTTTGGGTGTGCATGTTTTATTTGAAAACAAAGACATCGCGGAAGTCCTCAAAGAAGTCAAAGACGACAAAGACTTTTACTCGTTTGAAAAAATGAAAAAGGTCCAAGACGTGATGACGGAACTCATCACCAAAAAATCGTACTTTGAAAAAATGGCTTACCTTCAAGCCCTAGATTCAGAGTCCTACCACATGCTGGTTCGCGCTTACTTTCACATCGTTGAAAACACGGTGCGCGCCAATCACGAACATCACTAAAATAATCTGATCAATATTTCGACGCTTTCTTTGGACTTAAGCAAAAGCCAAAGAAAGCGCCTAACTTTTAGAGTTCTAATTCGACACCAATCAAAGAATTATTCTGCGCAGCGTTGGCAAAATGCTATTCTAATTTTCGTAGGCACAAAAAACTGTAAGAGCAAGAACGCTTCTTCCGGGGGGACAAGGAAGTTCCAAATTTCCTCCCAGCAAAACCGAGGGCAGAGGTTGGCGAGAAGGGTCCAAGCGCAAGGCGGAGGATCTTCCGCGAAACGCAGGCGTGGCAGCGCCACGTCGGAGAGAAGCGGAAGACCGCACAACGCAGTCGATTGGGCCCTTATCGACGACCGACCGACTTTAGACTAAAGATTCCCACCGCGAAGCCGATAGGAATGCTTGTGAAATATCGAGTGTTCTTATCGGCTTTATTTCTTATTTTGATACCGGGACTGAGCTTTGCTGAGTACCGCGTCTTCGTTTTAAAGATAACGAAAAAAGCCGCTACCGCCCCTACTGAAGGACGCGCGCCAGCTTCTGCAGCCCCAGACTTCCGTCTGGTGGAAAGCACTTTAGATCCTACTCAATACCGCTTCTATCACCAACTGGCTCCGGATGAAGATGTTACTTACATCGATACCTGGCGCTGCTACGGGCGCACCGGCGATTTCCAAGCGTTGTGTCCCAACCCGAAAGGCCAGATTCAGGAAGCCGCAAATCCCTCACCTTAATGTAGTTGTATCTTTTTGATACACTACATTCATGTCGTCGATTGAACGAAAATCCCAACAAGCGGACCTGACCGAACTTAATGCCGAATACGCGCGTAAAAAAAAGAAGCTCGTTCAAGACAACGAAGAACAGATCAGTGATCTGAAAGAATACTACGGCGAAAAAAAAGACGCTGTCAGCGCGCAAAACGAAGCCGCTATCAATCACATCCAAAAACGACAAAAAGAAATGAACCTAAAGGCGACCGAAGAGCGCGATAGGGTTAATTCAAGTTATAAAAATAAAGCCCAAGCTATGCAGAAGACTTATGATGATAAGCTAGCTGCCACCCGTGAGGGCCGCGAAGCTCAAATTCGCAGAGCCCAGGCTTCAACCCACGAAAAAGTTCGTGATATCGAAAACGATGCGCAAGCGCGTATTGAAGATGTTCGCTTGCAAAGTTCTGTTGAATTAGAAAAAGCCAAAGGCAAATTCAACAAAGAGATGAAGCAGATCAATGAATACAGCGAAAAACGCTTGGATCAGCAACGTCAACTTAATGATTTAAGTCTTAAAAGCGAAATCGAACGCGGTCGTGAAGTGCATGATGAAGTGCGCTCTCGCAACGAAAAAGAACACACTGAACTTCGTCAACGTGGCGAAGTGATGATCACAGAAGAAAAGCAAAAACAAAGCACGCAGCTACAAAAAATCGATGAGACGGCAGCCCAACGCCAGGAAAAAATCGAAAAAAACTGGGCGTCCCGCGAAGAAAGAGCCAATAAACTTTATTCGCAAAAAATCGCTGAAAACAAGAAGGCCAATGAGGATCAACTTAGAACTCAGAACAGCCGCTTTAAAAGTGTTTACGCCAAAAATGAAAACGCTCAGCGAGAGAGCTTAGATATTCAAAATCAGAACTACCTTAAGCAGCTGAATGAAACTCGCAAAGATTTCGTTCGTTCGTCTGAAAAATACGCGAACAAAGAACATGATCCGTTTTACAAGGTGGAAGATCGTGGCAGCCGAATTAGCGAAAGCATGAATTTCTACGTGTTAGAAGCTTTCGTGCCTGAACATGAAAAAGACGCAGTGAAAGTTTCGATTCAAAACGACAAGGCCACAGTGTCGGGCCAACGTTCATTCAAAGATAAGATAGAAGAAGATGGAAAGATCACCAGCAGCGCGAACTATCAAACATTCCGTGAGGAATTCCCATTTGATAAGCCAGTGATCACAGAGGGAATGACCCGTGAACGCCGAGGCGACTGGGTCGTTTATCAAATCCCTAAAGGGAATCTGAACCGTTACGACCGTAAGGCGTAATTTCAACTTCCGCTTGCGGAGCGGTTAACAAATGTTCCATAAAAAAAGCAGAAAGCTGGTGGCGGCCATCGACCGCAGCTTTCTTATATAAACTTAAAGCTTGCTGGCGAGTCGTCGTTTCCGTCGTCCCGCGCTTGCCAGCGATGTCTCTAAGGCTGAAGCCTTTTAAGATCATCAAGGCAATCTCACTCTCAGTTTTAGTGAAGTTCCATTTTTCGAAATGCTTGAAAACGTATGATTGGAAATCTTCTGGCTTTGACATATATGAAATTAGATCGCGTTCCTAAACATATGTCATGCAACAAATATTAGAAGTGCGAATAATCCACCCAGGGTTTACTAAACTCAACCCTGTTCGCAAACGAACATTTGTTCTAAGTCTAACATTTGTTCGAGCTTAAACCTTCATGAGGTAACGAACTTCTCTCATTAAGAATGAAAGACGACCTGAAAGGTCCGTTAGCATTTCGATGTTCGCGTGCAATTGAGCTAAAGCATCAGCTTCAACCACCGGACGATCTGAAAGTTCGTGGTAAGACTTATGAGTTACAGGAGTAGTTTCAGCAAGAGGCGCCAAGAAAGCAGAGTCTAAATTAGAAACTTCTGTTGCTTGGTCTTTGTTTAAAGTGATCACTCTCATCTGGCTCTCCTCTGCTGCACCTTTTGGCGCAGAACTAAAAGTCTATTTGGAATTTTCTAATCAACAACTTAAATAAACTTACATTTCTTTTTTACACTGCACTGTTCTTACATCGCCCTAGTATTCGCACTGGAGCGCCTTTTCATCGGTGGGAGCCACATTCACGCGGTCTTCACCACTTGCTAAAAAGGTCGCCATAACTGAATCATCGGTGTCTTTATGTTTAAGTCCTAGAACGTGCCCCATTTCGTGAAGAACAAGGGCTTCGATATTTACCGCAGCAGAGTTAGATTTAGGTTTCGCGGCAGTAGAAATAACGTTGCTTTGATTTCTATAATAGAAACTGAAGTCAGCACCGTTTAAACGAATGTCTGCTTCCTTGATAAGATCGCCAATCCAATAAAGGCTTGTGCGGCCTTGTTCTGACGTGCGATTTGCTTCCCAGCTCGTCATAAAATAAATGATGTTTTTACCGTCTTTGTGAGGAGAAACTGATTCGTTTGTGCGACCCATGATATTAATGATTTTACGACCCACAATCGTCTGCCAGCTATCGGCTGCCGCAATAATCGCTGCATCCATTTCCACTGGAACGCTTGAATGAATATACATATTCACTGGAACATCACTTTGCCAAGAGACGCGCTCGCCATAGACGTTTTGCACGAACCCGCAGTCTTCTTGAGACTTCGGCGCACAAGCTTGAATTGTTAGGACTGTGAAAAGGATTGTTGTAATCCCAAGCCAGTTTCTAAATCGCGCGTTCATGGATGCGACCTCCTATCCTTGTCTATTACAAAGAAAAGACCAATGCTGTGGCCTTCGATTTAGATTTGTAGGTTGTTGAAATAACTAGACTTTATCTTTAGAGCGCAAACTGCCTCATAACACAATAAACGCTTAATAGAAGTGTTAGATCTCATAACACCTATAGCGAAAGGTTCTAAGCTGCTGATTTATCAAGGCATCTTCCCTGTCAAAGAATCGAACACCCCCGCGCCGCAAAGCGAAACCTAAAGAGGTGCAAAACGACTCTGACCGAGCTGGTCCGAGGCTTGCTTTAGGGAATAGTGCAGTCTCATTTTGAGACAACCGGGCTCAAACCCTCATCAGGGTGACCACGAAGCCCACCACACCCACCCCACATCCTACCTTCCCTGGTAGGGAGCATGAAAAAGCTCCTCCTGCCAGCTCGCGCGTGATAAGGAAAAGTCATTCGCGAAAGGCAAAACACAAATGACTAAACTGACTGTGATTCCTGGTGACGGCATCGGACCTGAAATTATGACTCAAGTGGTGCGTGTACTTCAGCACGTAAAAGCACCATTTGAATATGAAGAACATCAAGCAGGTGAAGTCGCCCTGCACACTGTGGGTGAACTTTTGCCTAAAGCCACTATTGATTCCATCAATAAAAACAAACTTGCGATCAAAGGCCCGACAACAACTCCAGTGGGCGGAGGTCACAAGTCTATCAACGTAACCATGCGCCAGTTGTTTGATCTTTATGCCAATGTTCGCCCTGTAAGATCTTTACCTGGAGTGAAGTGCGTAGCGCCGGATGTGGATTTAACCATCGTGCGCGAAAACACTGAAGACCTTTACGCGGGTATTGAGCGCATGATTGATGATAATACGGCTGAAAGTATCAAGCGCATTACACGTAAAGGTTCAGAGCGTATTGCGCGCTATGGTTTTGATTTAGCCCAGCGTACCGGGAAATCAAAAGTCGCAGTTGTTCATAAAGCCAACATTATGAAAATGTCTGACGGTTTATTCTTAAAAGTGGCGCAAGAAGTGGGCTGGCAATACCCGTCTATTTCTACGAAAGATGTGATCGTCGATAATGCTTGCATGCAGTTAGTAACAAAGCCTCAACAGTTTGAAGTGATTGTGACACAAAATCTTTACGGCGATATCTTAAGTGATCTTTGCGCGGGGCTTGTGGGTGGATTGGGAGTTGTTCCTGGTGCCAACATCGGCGAAAAGGCCGCGATCTTTGAAGCGGTTCATGGTTCTGCACCCGACATTGCTGGGCAAAACAAAGCCAATCCTACAGCCCTTTTACAATCAGCTGTCATGATGCTTCAACATATCGGTGAAAACACTAAAGCTGACGCTATCATGAAAGCTTTGATTGCCGCATTGTCAGATGTGAACGCACGTACTGGAGATCTGAGCGGTCACGGTTCGACAACATCTTTCACTGATGCGATCATTCAACAACTAGGTTAACGATGAAAAAACCCCTGACGATAAATCCTGTTCAAACTTCGCTTTACCGTCAGGGTGAAGACCTGATCGATTTTATTCTTAAAAATATCTCCAAAGACGAATGGCAGGAAGAGGTTGTTCTTGCCATCACTTCTAAAATTGTCAGTCTTGCCGAAGGCCGCGTGGTTCCTGCAGATTCAATTTCTAAAAAGGAACTTATGCAGAAAGAAGCCGATATTTTTTTAGGTGAAATTGGTCACGGCGTCACTTTGACGGTGAAAAGTCATTTGCTTCTGGCAGGGGCCGGAATTGATGAATCC
This is a stretch of genomic DNA from Bdellovibrio reynosensis. It encodes these proteins:
- a CDS encoding PBECR2 nuclease fold domain-containing protein — translated: MAKTKTRAKKKTSGPTEQEYILVDEAAGLIFESEEALFGYFEEAIDHMEHEYQSLRIETDYSDEEQIAHEHYLETTLDEPEEVWMDDKTFEDFAVYHFIKNIQEGDEQFTYVAVAYVSSEEEIPTFVFIHFPTRDPKMVEAFQKGELVYDKTFEEVSGGAVEGDALGEGDPLAMGLYIAMLKVRGEKDIPQDKFSEFANLREDTIESADEIWRKNDLDGNVLVCFIKEYPDHETTKDLTYIAVTQEDEESNVHSLLFSFPTTDESLVDRYRQGENLQAEEVSQESAH
- a CDS encoding Hsp20/alpha crystallin family protein; translated protein: MSSIERKSQQADLTELNAEYARKKKKLVQDNEEQISDLKEYYGEKKDAVSAQNEAAINHIQKRQKEMNLKATEERDRVNSSYKNKAQAMQKTYDDKLAATREGREAQIRRAQASTHEKVRDIENDAQARIEDVRLQSSVELEKAKGKFNKEMKQINEYSEKRLDQQRQLNDLSLKSEIERGREVHDEVRSRNEKEHTELRQRGEVMITEEKQKQSTQLQKIDETAAQRQEKIEKNWASREERANKLYSQKIAENKKANEDQLRTQNSRFKSVYAKNENAQRESLDIQNQNYLKQLNETRKDFVRSSEKYANKEHDPFYKVEDRGSRISESMNFYVLEAFVPEHEKDAVKVSIQNDKATVSGQRSFKDKIEEDGKITSSANYQTFREEFPFDKPVITEGMTRERRGDWVVYQIPKGNLNRYDRKA
- a CDS encoding helix-turn-helix transcriptional regulator, whose amino-acid sequence is MSKPEDFQSYVFKHFEKWNFTKTESEIALMILKGFSLRDIAGKRGTTETTTRQQALSLYKKAAVDGRHQLSAFFMEHLLTAPQAEVEITPYGRNGSDSL
- a CDS encoding matrixin family metalloprotease, whose protein sequence is MNARFRNWLGITTILFTVLTIQACAPKSQEDCGFVQNVYGERVSWQSDVPVNMYIHSSVPVEMDAAIIAAADSWQTIVGRKIINIMGRTNESVSPHKDGKNIIYFMTSWEANRTSEQGRTSLYWIGDLIKEADIRLNGADFSFYYRNQSNVISTAAKPKSNSAAVNIEALVLHEMGHVLGLKHKDTDDSVMATFLASGEDRVNVAPTDEKALQCEY
- a CDS encoding isocitrate/isopropylmalate dehydrogenase family protein yields the protein MTKLTVIPGDGIGPEIMTQVVRVLQHVKAPFEYEEHQAGEVALHTVGELLPKATIDSINKNKLAIKGPTTTPVGGGHKSINVTMRQLFDLYANVRPVRSLPGVKCVAPDVDLTIVRENTEDLYAGIERMIDDNTAESIKRITRKGSERIARYGFDLAQRTGKSKVAVVHKANIMKMSDGLFLKVAQEVGWQYPSISTKDVIVDNACMQLVTKPQQFEVIVTQNLYGDILSDLCAGLVGGLGVVPGANIGEKAAIFEAVHGSAPDIAGQNKANPTALLQSAVMMLQHIGENTKADAIMKALIAALSDVNARTGDLSGHGSTTSFTDAIIQQLG